One Candidatus Symbiobacter mobilis CR genomic window, AATGGGGATCGTGGTGGAGCGCGTCCACCGTTGTGCCGTTGTGGCGATCGTGCAAGGGCATCGAATGGGAGATAAGCATGGGCGCGACTGCTGACTATGGCAACCCCCGCACCACCTCCATCGCCTGCTCGACGCGATCGACGGCGTGGATCGTCAAGCCTGCGAATTCCTTGGCGTGGGGGTTTTTGGGGGCGTTGGCACGGGGGGCGACGGCAATGCCGAAACCGAGTTTGGCGGCTTCCTTCAGGCGTTCCTGCCCGCGCGGCGCAGGGCGCACTTCCCCGGCCAGGCCGACTTCGCCAAAGGCAAACAGCCCGCGCGGTAAGGGCTGGCCACGCAGAGAAGAAGCGATGGCCAACACCACCGCCAAATCCGCAGCAGGTTCGCCGATGCGCACCCCGCCGACAGCGTTGACGAACACATCCTGGTCTCCGCAGGCCACCCCGGCATGGCGGTGCAATACCGCCAGCAACATGGCTAGCCTGTCCCGATCCAGCCCCACGCTTAGGCGGCGCGGGCTGGGGCCTGCGCTATCGACGAGGGCCTGGATCTCGACGAGCATGGGACGGGTTCCTTCGATCGTGACCATCACGCAACTGCCCGACACCGGCTCGGAATGCTGACTCAAAAACATCGCGCTGGGGTTGCTGACCCCCCGCAAGCCGCGCTCGGTCATCGCGAATACGCCGATTTCATTGACCGCGCCGAAGCGGTTCTTGAACGCACGCACCAGCCGGAAGCTCGAATGCGTATCCCCTTCGAAATACAGCACCGTATCAACCATGTGTTCAAGCACGCGCGGGCCTGCCAGCGAGCCTTCCTTGGTGACATGGCCGACGAGCACGATAGCCACCCCGCTGGACTTGGCCATCCGCGTAAGCTGTGCCGCGCACTCGCGCACCTGCGACACCGAACCGGGCGCTGCGGAGAGGTCGTCCGAATAGATCGTCTGAATCGAGTCGATTACCGCGATATGGGGGCGGTGGGTCTGGATGGCAGCCAGGATCGAAGCAAGGCGAATTTCCGCCAGCACCCGCACCTGCGAATGGCCCAGCCCCAGCCTGCGTGCGCGCAGGGCGACCTGGGCGCCGCTTTCCTCCCCTGTGACGTACAGGGTGTTGCGATCTTGCTGGGTGCGGCGCTGCATGGCATCGAGCGTCTGGAGCAGTAGCGTGGATTTGCCGATGCCGGGATCACCGCCAATGAGCACCACGCCTCCTTCGACAAAGCCCCCGCCGAGCACGCGGTCGAGTTCCTCGCACCCGGACGTTGCCCGGGCTAGCTCCTGGGCGTCCAGGCTGCCCAGCACCGCAATCTCCGCAGTGCCTGCAAGGGGTGCAAAGCGGGAATGGGGGGAGTGAGAGGAACCAGTGGGGGCGGTAGGCTCCAGGGTCGATTCGACGAGGGTATTCCACTCCCCGCAATGGGGACACTTGCCCAGCCAACGCGTGTGGGTGCCCCCGCAGGAGGAACAGACATGGGTGGTTTTGGTCATGGGGCGTACTGCGTGGGGGTACTGTGCCAGTCACGAAGCGGCTTCTCCAAGCTCCCCTCGCCCAATGCGAGAGGGGTGGGAGGTGAGGGGAACTGGGGCAGGCCAGAGCGCCTGCCAATAGGCATCGTCCCACGCCCAGAGGGGGCTGGGCTGCCGTACACGTTCTGCAACCCCGGCCAAAAATTCCTGCCGGGGAATGCACCGCGCCCCCAACGAAGCCAAATGCCGGGTATCTTGCTGGCAGTCGATGCGGTCAATACCGCGATGGATACAGCAACACACCAGTGCCGCCAAAGCGATTTTGGACGCGTCCGAAGCGCGGTGAAACATCGACTCCCCGAAGACGGCTTTGCCAATGGCGACGAAATACAACCCGCCGACAAGCTGCCCATCGACCCAGGTCTCGACGCTATGGGCCAGGCCAGCGCAGTGCAAATCCTCATAGGCGATGACCATTGCGGGGAGGATCCACGTCGCCAGCCTCCGGTGCCGGGGGGTCTGCGCGCAACCGCGAATCACCTCGCCGAAAGCCGAGTCGATGCGCACGGTGCAACCGGGTGTCCGGGCAAAGCGACGCAAGGTCTTGCGCAGCGAAGGGTGCAAGCGAAAGTCGGCAATGTCGAGCACCATCCGGGGGTCGGGGTTCCACCACAGAATCGGCTGACCCAACGCATACCAGGGAAAGATGCCCTGGCGGTAGGCGCGAACAAGGGTGGCCACCGTCAAATCGGCCCCGGCGCACAACAGGCCCGGCGCATCGGTACTTGCATCCCACGCAATGCGCGGCGGGGGAAAGTCCTCACCGGGGGCAAGAAATGGCAGGGTAAGCGGCTCTACAGGGCTAGGCATGGGCTGCGGATGGTAGCTGTAGGGCGGCGGAAACCGCGATGGCCACCTTGTACCACCTGCAAAACCATGGCATAGCGCCACAACTTGCGTAACTGCCTCGTCATAAGCGCATGGCTACACTTGTTGCGAGCATTTATTGGGGTGCAGCCCGAATCGTCACCATGTTTGCCCGCGCCGTCCGCATCTCCGCGCTAATCCAGCTTGTCCTAGGAGCGGGAGCAGGGGTATGGGTGGCTTTATTGGCTTGTCCTTCCTGGGTGGGGGTCGTCCTGTTGCCCTTGCTTTGCGTTGCCGTGCTGGCTGCATTCCCCCATTTGGTCATCGTTTTGGCCACGATGGCCCTGTCTGGCTCCCCCGCAGCAGGGCGGTGGCGGGCCATTCTGGGAGAGTGGGGAACCATGCTGTGGGTGTTCTGGGTTGGCGTACCTTGGTCGGATGCCAGCCCCACTTATGTACGGTCTTCGTTACCCGATTCTTCGCGCCTTCCCATCGTGCTAGTGCATGGTTTTTTTTGCAACCACAAAATCTGGACAAAGATGGCGCATGTCTTGCGCCGTGCAGGGCATGACGTGTTGGCCGTAGACCTGGAACCCTTGTTCGCGCCCATCGATGACTACGTGCCCACTGTCGAGCAAGCCATTGCCACTGTGCTGGAGCGCAGCCATGCCCCCCGCGCCATTCTGGTTGGCCACAGCATGGGCGGGCTGGTCATCCGCGCATGGATGCGCACCCACGGTGCCGCACGCGCAGACCGGGTATTGACGTTGGGATCTCCACACTGGGGGACGTGGCTGGCGCGGGTGCTGCCCTTTGCCGCCAATTGCCGCCAGATGATGCAGCGCAGCAACTGGCTGCACGCCTTGCACGCCAGCGAATCCCCCGAAACCTGGGAACGGATTTGCGTGGCGAAAACCCAGCACGACAACATCGTTTTTCCCAACGATGCGCCCTTGCCTACCCACCCAGTGGACACCATATTCACAGGGGTAGGACACATGCAGCTCTGCTTTGACGATGCAGTCGTCGATTGGGTAGTGCTGCATTGCCAGGGTTCGGTATCGTCTGCGGGCTTCGCACGCTGAAGTGCGCGGTTCCGCCCTATCCCCCATGACATTGCCTGCTTCTCCTCCTGCCTCCGCGCCTGATCCATCCCGGCCCTTCGCCAGGGTCGATGCTCCACTGCGCTGGTTCGTCATCGTGTTTCTGCTGTGCCTGTGCGCGGTGGTGGTGATGCACCTCGTTTTTTCCGATGTAGCCCAGGAAATTCGTCGCCAAGATTCCAACGAACACGCACGGGTCTTTCTGTGTGAAGAAATTCTCTACAGCGCCCATGATGTGGAGAGGCTCGTGCAAGGCATGTTGTTGGCGCGGGAAGAAGAAACGTTTTCCCGGCTGCACCAGGCGCTGGAAGTCCAGATATCCCGGCTACATACCAACCTGGACGTTTTGCAATTGGGGGGCGATGCCATCCGCGAGCTATCGCTCGAACCCGATGAAACCGGCAAGACGGCCCGAGTCGTACGGTACAACCCCGCAGGTATCCCCGTATTGACCGAACTGCTCGAAATGGAACCCCACCTCGACCAGATCCGCCGCGAGCTGCATCCGCTGGAAACCCTGTTGAGCCAGCGCTGGCAAGCCATCCAGAATAGAGATTCCGCGAAGGTCCTCGTACTCCATGGTCAACTGACCAGTTGGATCGCAAAGATGGTGCCCTACTTCGACAGGCTGCGGCGCAACGCGAATCGCTTGTTGCTCGATGCCGAGCAACGCATGAATGCCATGGAGCACACGCTCGAAGCGCGCCAGGTCACCATGCAGCGCCTGGAGTTCGTTTTGGCCGGGATCATCGTTTTGCTGGGCATTGCATCAGGCGCCTTGTTTCTGCGCAGGCTGTCCGCTGCCGTTGCCGTAGCCCACACGACGATTGCCCAAAGTGAGCAGGAGCGTTCCGCGAATGCCACGATGCTCGATACCCTCAGCGACGGGGTATATGCGGTGGATACCCGGGGGATGATCACCTTCATCAACAGCGCGGGGGAAGAAATCCTGGGATGGTCTGCCGAAGAGCTTGTAGGCCAGCACGCACACCGCACGCTGCACCATACCCGCCCGGACGGTTCCTACTTCCCTTCAGAGGAATGCCCCTTGCTGAGCGTGCTCCAACACGGCGCCTCGCTCGACGGAGAGGACTATTTCCTCGACCACAGCGGGCAACTGATCCCCATCTCGTACCGCACCAAGCCACTCCTCAAGGATGGGCAAATCGTCGGGGCCTTGCTCTCGTTCCGCAATATCAGCGACCGCATCGCCAGCGAGGCGCGCATCCGCATGCAACAAGCTGCATTGGATGCCACAGTCAACATGATCGTCATCACCCGCAAAGATGGTTTGATCGAGTACGTCAACCCCGCCTTTTGCAAATCCACAGGGTACACGCAGGAGGAAGTGCTGGGCCGCAACCCCAAATTGCTCAAGTCCGGCATTGAGGATCCAGAGCTGTACCAAAGCATGTGGGGCACCTTGCTCGAAGGCCGCCCATGGGAAGGAGAAGTCCACAACCAGCGCAAGAATGGCGAGGTCTATCCCGAACAGATGAGCATCACGCCCATCGTCGAGCATGGGGTCATCACGCATTTCATCGCGATCAAACGCGACATTTCCGAGGATGTGGAACGCCGCACGCGCCTGAAACTGGTCGAAACAGCCATCCAGTACATCGACCAAGGCATCCACATCATGGATGCCGTTCCGCATCCCGCCGGGCCGATCGTGCAGTACGTCAACTCCGGGTTCACGCGCATCACCGGCTACCCGCAAAAGCGGGCGGTGGGGCAGCGCATCAGCGCCCTCTACGGACCAAATACCGACCACAAAAAACTCTCACTCATCATGGACATCATGACGAAAGGCGAGAGCGTGACGATCGAAATGGAATTGCAGCGGCTCGACACCTCCACCTTCATTGGCGAGCTGCACCTGTCCCCCGTACAGGGAGAAAACGGGAAAGTCAGCCATTACGTGGGGCTGCTTTCGGACATTCGCCTGCGCAAGCAAGCCGAAGCTGCGATGCGCCAAGCCCGCGACCAGGCGCTGGAGACCTCCAAGCTCAAGTCGGACTTTCTCTCGACGATGAGCCACGAAATTCGCACCCCGATGAACGGAATCATCGGCATGGTCGACTTGTTGCTCGATACCCGGCTCGACGATGAACAGCGCGACTACACCCGCACAGTGCGCGAATCCGCGCATGCTTTGCTGACAATCATTAACGACATC contains:
- the radA gene encoding DNA repair protein RadA, with amino-acid sequence MTKTTHVCSSCGGTHTRWLGKCPHCGEWNTLVESTLEPTAPTGSSHSPHSRFAPLAGTAEIAVLGSLDAQELARATSGCEELDRVLGGGFVEGGVVLIGGDPGIGKSTLLLQTLDAMQRRTQQDRNTLYVTGEESGAQVALRARRLGLGHSQVRVLAEIRLASILAAIQTHRPHIAVIDSIQTIYSDDLSAAPGSVSQVRECAAQLTRMAKSSGVAIVLVGHVTKEGSLAGPRVLEHMVDTVLYFEGDTHSSFRLVRAFKNRFGAVNEIGVFAMTERGLRGVSNPSAMFLSQHSEPVSGSCVMVTIEGTRPMLVEIQALVDSAGPSPRRLSVGLDRDRLAMLLAVLHRHAGVACGDQDVFVNAVGGVRIGEPAADLAVVLAIASSLRGQPLPRGLFAFGEVGLAGEVRPAPRGQERLKEAAKLGFGIAVAPRANAPKNPHAKEFAGLTIHAVDRVEQAMEVVRGLP
- the aat gene encoding leucyl/phenylalanyl-tRNA--protein transferase is translated as MPSPVEPLTLPFLAPGEDFPPPRIAWDASTDAPGLLCAGADLTVATLVRAYRQGIFPWYALGQPILWWNPDPRMVLDIADFRLHPSLRKTLRRFARTPGCTVRIDSAFGEVIRGCAQTPRHRRLATWILPAMVIAYEDLHCAGLAHSVETWVDGQLVGGLYFVAIGKAVFGESMFHRASDASKIALAALVCCCIHRGIDRIDCQQDTRHLASLGARCIPRQEFLAGVAERVRQPSPLWAWDDAYWQALWPAPVPLTSHPSRIGRGELGEAAS
- a CDS encoding esterase/lipase family protein; the encoded protein is MATLVASIYWGAARIVTMFARAVRISALIQLVLGAGAGVWVALLACPSWVGVVLLPLLCVAVLAAFPHLVIVLATMALSGSPAAGRWRAILGEWGTMLWVFWVGVPWSDASPTYVRSSLPDSSRLPIVLVHGFFCNHKIWTKMAHVLRRAGHDVLAVDLEPLFAPIDDYVPTVEQAIATVLERSHAPRAILVGHSMGGLVIRAWMRTHGAARADRVLTLGSPHWGTWLARVLPFAANCRQMMQRSNWLHALHASESPETWERICVAKTQHDNIVFPNDAPLPTHPVDTIFTGVGHMQLCFDDAVVDWVVLHCQGSVSSAGFAR